A stretch of Crossiella cryophila DNA encodes these proteins:
- a CDS encoding ABC transporter ATP-binding protein yields the protein MGQAGVAPAAPAPSGTLAARTRGLRKVYGKTVAVDRVDLDVPQGAVLGMLGPNGSGKTTTIRMLLGLVRPTAGEVELLGHRMPDESTAALAQVGALVEGPGFHPFLTGRDNLRRLGAAEPLLETRAIKGAVADALERVGLAHAADRKFRGYSLGMKQRLGLAAALLVPRRLVILDEPTNGMDPAGTREIRKVMAQLHAVGTTVVVSSHLLAEVEATCTHVAVLHQGTVVGQGPLADLLEAGAPTLTVSTPDIAEAVEALRSAKIPARAADGGVRVELTGAEAPKVIETLVRAGVSVHEAHRERTGLEELFARLTEEDGA from the coding sequence ATCGGACAGGCGGGGGTGGCTCCGGCCGCCCCCGCCCCCTCCGGCACCCTGGCCGCCCGCACCAGGGGTCTGCGCAAGGTCTACGGCAAGACCGTGGCGGTGGACCGGGTCGACCTGGACGTGCCGCAGGGCGCGGTGCTGGGCATGCTCGGCCCCAACGGCTCCGGCAAGACCACCACCATCCGGATGCTGCTCGGCCTGGTCCGGCCCACCGCCGGTGAGGTGGAGCTGCTGGGACACCGGATGCCGGACGAGTCGACCGCGGCGCTGGCCCAGGTGGGCGCGCTGGTCGAGGGACCGGGTTTCCACCCCTTCCTGACCGGCCGGGACAACCTGCGGCGGCTCGGCGCGGCCGAACCGCTGCTGGAGACCAGGGCGATCAAGGGCGCGGTGGCCGACGCGCTGGAGCGGGTGGGGCTCGCGCACGCCGCCGACCGCAAGTTCCGCGGCTACTCCCTCGGCATGAAGCAGCGCCTCGGCCTGGCCGCCGCACTGCTGGTGCCGCGTCGCCTGGTGATCCTGGACGAGCCGACCAACGGCATGGATCCCGCCGGTACCAGGGAGATCCGCAAGGTGATGGCGCAGCTGCACGCGGTTGGCACCACCGTGGTGGTGTCCTCGCACCTGCTCGCCGAGGTCGAGGCGACCTGCACGCACGTGGCCGTGCTGCACCAGGGCACCGTGGTCGGGCAGGGACCGCTGGCCGACCTGCTGGAGGCGGGCGCGCCCACGCTGACGGTGTCCACCCCGGACATCGCCGAAGCGGTGGAGGCGTTGCGCTCGGCCAAGATCCCCGCTCGCGCCGCCGACGGTGGCGTGCGGGTGGAGCTGACCGGCGCCGAGGCGCCGAAGGTGATCGAGACCCTGGTTCGGGCGGGGGTCTCGGTGCACGAGGCGCATCGGGAACGCACCGGTCTCGAGGAGCTGTTCGCCCGGCTCACCGAGGAGGACGGGGCATGA
- a CDS encoding ABC transporter permease has product MTATLAEPTPAATPVAVSTGPKQASAWRLYASELRWILRRPRTIVALVLMSLVPIALGIGVTVIGGNMPGRGPGMIMAAVGNGMVLPLAALTISMTMLLPLVATMSAADALAGEASHGTLRGLLIAPVSRVRLVAVKAAGVATVIVIAVSLISLLGMLTGIIIVGGTEVVSISGTTLPIGEALGKIGLAAGWAAFQMMALAAIALAVSALTEHPLVVLAATLGGLIVVQVLGAIPGMEWLQPYLLPNGWTAVADVLRDPMPWDGLVDSTAKAACYLVIGLSLTFLRMSTKDG; this is encoded by the coding sequence ATGACCGCCACACTCGCCGAACCGACTCCCGCGGCCACCCCGGTCGCGGTGTCCACCGGCCCCAAGCAAGCTTCCGCCTGGCGGCTCTACGCCTCCGAGCTGCGCTGGATCCTGCGCAGGCCGCGGACCATCGTCGCGCTGGTGCTGATGTCGCTGGTGCCGATCGCACTGGGCATCGGGGTCACCGTGATCGGTGGCAACATGCCGGGCCGAGGGCCTGGGATGATCATGGCCGCGGTGGGCAACGGGATGGTGCTGCCACTGGCCGCGCTGACCATCTCGATGACCATGCTGCTGCCGCTGGTGGCCACCATGTCCGCCGCGGACGCGCTGGCCGGCGAGGCATCGCACGGCACGTTGCGCGGACTGCTGATCGCCCCGGTGAGCCGGGTGCGGCTGGTCGCGGTGAAGGCCGCGGGCGTGGCCACCGTGATCGTGATCGCGGTGTCGCTGATCTCGCTGCTGGGCATGCTCACCGGGATCATCATCGTGGGCGGCACCGAGGTGGTCTCGATCTCCGGCACCACGCTGCCGATCGGGGAGGCCCTCGGCAAGATCGGCCTCGCCGCGGGCTGGGCCGCGTTCCAGATGATGGCGCTGGCCGCGATCGCACTGGCCGTCTCCGCGCTCACCGAACACCCGCTGGTGGTGCTGGCCGCCACCCTGGGCGGGCTGATCGTGGTGCAGGTGCTGGGCGCGATCCCCGGCATGGAGTGGCTGCAGCCGTACCTGCTGCCCAACGGCTGGACCGCGGTGGCCGACGTGCTGCGCGACCCGATGCCATGGGACGGACTGGTGGACAGCACCGCGAAGGCCGCCTGCTACCTGGTGATCGGGTTGTCGCTGACCTTCCTGCGTATGTCCACAAAGGACGGATGA
- a CDS encoding ABC transporter ATP-binding protein, translated as MGLNVDGLTVNYGAATAVDRVDLSIVEGEVLALLGPSGCGKSTLLRAIAGLEQPTAGTVSWDGDDLAPIPVHRRGFGLVFQDGQLFPHRDVAGNIAFGLRMHGVPRAEQRVRIDELLELVGLSGYGPRRVTELSGGEQQRVALARALAPRPRLLLLDEPLSALDRALREQLAMDLATLLRKAGATALVVTHDHDEAFTLADRVAVMSAGRIRQFGTPESVWRAPADTEVARFLGCGTLIPALVRDGVAESAVGSVAAQDFPDGPARLGLRAAALRADADGPLRGLVVRRVHRTDHIRLVVRLDLADLPEISEVEAVGPVLGAPPAGDPVRLRLDPEAVAVLPA; from the coding sequence GTCTCAACGTCGACGGCCTGACCGTCAACTACGGCGCGGCCACCGCGGTGGACCGGGTTGATCTGTCCATTGTGGAGGGTGAGGTGCTCGCCCTGCTCGGCCCGTCCGGCTGCGGCAAGTCCACCCTGCTGCGGGCCATCGCCGGACTCGAGCAACCCACCGCGGGCACGGTGTCCTGGGACGGCGACGACCTGGCCCCGATCCCGGTGCACCGGCGTGGTTTCGGCCTGGTCTTCCAGGACGGCCAGCTCTTCCCGCACCGCGATGTCGCGGGCAACATCGCCTTCGGCCTGCGCATGCACGGGGTGCCAAGGGCCGAGCAGCGGGTCCGCATCGACGAGCTGCTGGAACTGGTGGGGCTCAGCGGTTACGGCCCGCGGCGGGTCACCGAACTCTCCGGCGGCGAGCAGCAGCGGGTGGCACTGGCCCGCGCGCTGGCGCCCCGGCCGCGGTTGCTGCTGCTGGACGAACCGCTCTCCGCACTGGACCGGGCCCTGCGCGAACAGCTGGCGATGGACCTGGCCACCTTGCTGCGCAAGGCGGGCGCGACCGCGCTGGTGGTCACGCACGACCACGACGAGGCGTTCACCCTGGCCGATCGGGTCGCGGTGATGTCGGCCGGGCGGATCCGCCAGTTCGGCACCCCCGAGTCGGTCTGGCGCGCGCCCGCGGACACCGAGGTGGCCCGCTTCCTGGGCTGCGGCACGCTGATCCCGGCCCTGGTGCGCGACGGCGTTGCCGAATCCGCGGTCGGATCCGTTGCCGCCCAAGACTTCCCGGACGGCCCGGCCCGGCTCGGACTGCGCGCGGCCGCGCTGCGCGCCGACGCCGACGGGCCACTGCGCGGGCTGGTCGTGCGCCGGGTGCACCGCACCGATCACATCAGGCTGGTGGTACGCCTCGACCTCGCCGATCTCCCGGAGATCAGCGAGGTCGAGGCGGTCGGGCCGGTCCTCGGTGCACCGCCCGCCGGGGATCCGGTGCGGCTGCGCCTGGATCCCGAGGCGGTCGCGGTGCTGCCCGCCTGA